Below is a window of Hydrogenovibrio crunogenus DNA.
TCATAGAAACTTCGCTTTAAACGGATTAAAACTTGTAATACCCCCAACCTTTTTGCATTTTATTGACAATTTCATCAATGGCGGTTGTATTGGTTTGCACACCTTTAATCACCGAGACAGGCTTGCCTTCATCTGCACGTCGCTTTAACGCTTTCTGGCAAGCAATCAGCTTCAAGTTATCATATTGGGCCAATAAATTCACAATGGCTTGTCGGCTTGGGTTATTCTCTTCAAAAAGCTCGATACCATGATCATTTGCCACAATTTCAATCTGCATTTTAGGCATTCCCGAATCCGTTGACTGAGCCTGCAATAACGCACTGGTTTTCTGCAGTAATGCCTGCGTTCTTTCAGGTCGGTTAGAATCAATATGCAACAATAACTTTTGGGGAGCGTTTTGCGCTATCGATAGGACCTTAGACTCATGCGATGGGCCTAATAATGAATCGGACGAAGCAAAAAATCCAAGCCCAAAAGCCGCAACAAAAGAGGCCGCTACAGCCCAGCTTGAATTAAAAGATCTAGATGGTGACTTAGGTATTTTCGGCACGGGCACTTTTTGATAATGCTCCAGCATTTGTTGCTTAATTTTTCTTAACTCGCACACTTCGTCTTGCAGTGCTTTATCTTGCTGCAGAATTCTTTCAAACTCGGCACGCTCTACTCCGGTCAATTCACCATCAATGTAGGCATGAATATCTGGATGAGCAGCTCTTTGACTGTGATTCATTTTGAATTACTCTTTTTCAGGTCAACGACATTGTTTGCATAATTTGGAATATACTTTTCACTCGTGACCAGTTTTTTGAGCTTTTCACGGCCTCGTGACAATCGGCTCATCACCGTTCCGACGGGCACTTCAGCAATCTCTGCAACTTCCTGATAAGAATACCCTTGCAAATCGACTAACACAATCGCTTCTCTCTGGTTAATCGGCAGACTACCAATGGCGGCATGTATATTTCGAATTGTTAGTTTTTGAATATAAAGTGTTTCGATTGACTCTGTTCGTAACTGTTCATCACACTCATCTACATTTACCGGTTGCCAGCGTGCATTTTGTCGACAGTTATCATAAAAAAGGTTATGCATAATCTTACACAGCCAACGATCTATATTTTCAAAGCTGGTGATCTGATCCGCTTTTTGTAAAGACTTTAGCATCGTCTCCTGCACCAAATCTTGGGCAAGCGATTCATCCTGACTCCAAGCGTAAGCGATACGATACAAATTAGCATAATGCGATTCCAGCACCGCATTTAGCTTTACCTGATTTGTTTTTAATTTGACCCAATTACCAATCATAAAAAAATTCCCTTTTTTTCATCATAGATAAAAGTCACGTCAAAGACAAGCTTGATTTATATCAATAAGAATATAACCATTTCATTAAATAAGATTCGGTTATTTACCCATAGAAATAACCATCTCAACCAGTCGGAATAAAGTGGAAGGTTTTTACGTTACTAGGGGTGAGTACTTATTAAAGACTCACGAAACCGGAGGAATTAAATCGTGATTAATAAAAAAACCAACTTATTTATTTTTAGCTGGATGATGTCCATGCTCGTTTCTTTAAACGTGCTGGCTGCACAAGAACCGCCTTTACCTGACACTTTTGCTGAACATAAAATTGTTATGCAAATCAGTGACCCCAACCCTTTCAAACAAACGCTGGTCTTGAATGTAGCGGGAAACCTGGTTAAGTACTACGGTTCAACCAATATGGACTTGGAAATTGTCGCTTTTGGACCGGGTGTCCGCTTGATGCTGGAAGGCAATGTCAACACGCCGCGCATTAAGGCACTTATGGCCACCGGCGTCCGCTTCAGTGCTTGCGAAAACACTTTGACAAACTTTGCAAAAATTTTGGGCAAGAAACCTAAATTAATTGAAGGGATTGATATTGTTCCAGCCGGAGCCGCTCGCATTATTCAGCTTAATGAAGCCGGCTACAAAACATTAAAACCATAATAAAAACTATTTTCAAAAATAGAGAAGGATTGAAACATGAAAACGAAAAACCTATTGATCTCCAGTTTAATCGGCTTCATCAGCTTTTTTGGCATCACTCAAGCAGCACAGGCTGACAACCACAGCTATGGTCATCAAAAAGTGGTGTACCACATTAATTATGATAATGCGAAAAAGCAGTCTGGCACATTACGTAACATTCAAAACCATATCAATGCCGTCGGTGCGGACAATCTTGATGTCCGAGTCGTACTGCATGGAAATGGACTTTCGTTGCTCTTAAAACCTGATGCTTTGAAAAACGTACCGAAGTTTAAAGCTGCCAATTCAACAACGGCAATGCAACAAAAAGTCGACAGCTTGAAAATGCAGGGCGTTCACTTCAATGTTTGTGCCAATACCGTTAAGGGACGCAAAGTAGATATCAAGCATGATTTATATGATGTGGGCAATAAAGATGTCGTGCCGAGTGGTGTGGCGGAACTGGCTCATTTACAGCAGCAAGGTTTTGTCTATTTAAGACCGTAACTTTTTAGCTTTAATACGATACTAACGCATAAACACTTAAAATATATTAGAGAAGAGGCTTATGAAAAAACAATTTTTAGTCAAATTACTTCCTGCTGCAATCATTGCAGCAACCATGACAACACCTGCCCAAGCAGCTAACTGGTTAATGCTACAAGGAACGGAAGCAGACCACCAAGCAGCTCGTGCAAAAGTATGGGGCTTTATTCAAGCAGAATATCAACAAACAGATAATACCAAGCTCAAGGCTGGTCCAGGAAAAGGAGAAAGCGCAGCCTTTAACCAAATCAAGCCTCAGAATAGTACTGCCAGCAGCTTTAATATTCGCCGTGCTCGTATCGGTGTGCGCGGTGCAAATTTACCACTTGATAACAAAGTTAATTATTTTTTCTTAGCGGAATTTGGAAATAATGGGATTACCACGGGACAAAATGCTTCACAAGGTCAATTAACAGACGCAAGTGTGACTTTAAACCATATCCCTGGCGCTCGTGTTCGAGTCGGTCAATTTAAGACACCGGGCTCAGAAGAAGGGTTTCAGGGCGTCGCGGTCTTTAACTATATCAATTTCACCAATATGACGGACCGTTTATTACTGGAACGCCACTTTGATAAATCGACAGGAAATTCGTCAAGAAACGGGCCGGTTGGTGCTTTCCGTGACCAAGGGATTGAGGTATTTGACTCCTTTAAATACAAAGGCTGGGACACCAGTTATGCCGTAATGGTTGGGAATGGTAACGGCATTGGCCGAATCGATAATAATGAAGCTCGAGATACCTACCTTTATCTTTCAACCGAAATGGACATCAAAGGTGGTAAAAAAGGCCGCAAAAACGGGTTGAAATTCTATGTTTGGAATCAGGATGGTAAGCGCACCATCGATAATGGTGTCGAGAAAAACCGCACACGTTCAGGGTTAGGGACTACCTTCTTAAACAGTAAATACCGTTTCGCCGCCGAATATGTACAAGCCGACGGGATGATTTTTGGTGGAACAACAGGGGGAAGAACACCGGCTAATGGCGGAACATTTAATGTCTTCACTGACCAAAAAGCCGATGGTTACTACTTAGACTTTGGCTATCGCATCATTCCAAAACTAGAGCTTAACCTGCGTTATGATGCCTTGGACAGCGCGACTGAAAAAGACTCTGCAACAGGTACGAATGCTGACAAATATCGTGAGTTCAGAACCACAACGCTCGGGGCACAGTATTTTGTTAATAAAAAGACTGTTATCAGAGCGAACTATGAAATTCGGGATATCAAAGCACCCAAAGCGCCATCAGGTGCACCGGTACATGATATTTTAAAAAGCCTGGATAATCGTTTAGCCCTTCAACTTTCTGTTGTTTTCTAAACCGACCCTACTTTTTATAACCTTCTTTGCCGATGCGGGTATGTTTAATATCCGCATCGGTAAAAATCTGTAATGTTCATCATTACATTATTTTTCGTTGCTTTTCTAAAGTGAATTACCTGCTATAAATGTTTTATAGCAGGGTTTTTTACCTCACCTGCTTACTGTCATCATAAAACTGCGCTTCCAACATCAATAAAATACTGGGATCAGCTGTCTGAAAATTCGTATCTTCTCTGAAATCCACTCGTGGTTCTATTTCAAAAAATAACCATTTTTTATAAATGCGTTCTCGCCAGTTAACACCGGTATGATAGGCGGAAAGATGAAACCCAGGCGTTTGCGTATTCCAGTTCCACCCTAAATGGTAAGCCAACCCACGATGCACATTGACACGGTCATAGAAAATAAAGTTGTGAGATAAATCATAGTACTGATCTTTATCCCACCAAGTCCCATTCGTTTCAGAGCGCCACAAATAACGGTTATTAACCTGGTAATCAAATATTTGACGAGAGTTCAGTCCGACCCCATCGTAATTTTCCCAAAATAAATCCTGGTACATTCGACTGTACCATTTCTTCGTCAATTGCCATTTATAACTTCCTTTCACCCTAACATAAGGATCTGGCTCAACAATATTGCGGAAGTTCAATCCAAAATCAAAATACGACTCGGTAAAGTCTTTTGTCTCTAGCAAAAAACGAAACCCAACGGCGGTCGTACCATCTTGATTGGTTGAGGTCGCTGAGGTGTTATTATTAATCGCACTGGATGAGCTACCCTGCTCATCATTGGCTAACTCTTGCAAGGTATCCTCGGCCGAAGAAACCATTAAATGCCAGCGTTTATTAGTACGTGGCAAGACCACCTTCGCACGAAATTTTACTTGCGTATCGATCCCCCCATCCGCATGAAACCGAATTGGAAACATAATATCCAATCGACTACCTCTTGTGCGATCAAAGGAATCATCGGTTCCGAAAAAATCGTCGGCTTCTTCTCCTAAGTCATCAACATACCCTCCTAACCATGAGTGCACACTGTCGAGATAATTTAAAGTGGAATTAATGAGCGGGCCTTTATGATCTTCCAAAAAATAATCTTTTTCGTCCGGCTGGGAAGTTGATTCTGATGAAGGATTTTTTTGGGAAGGTTCTTCAAGCGATTTAGAAGAATCGTCCGAAGAAGGCTGAGGCGTCTGGGCGAGTAGCAAAGAAGGCTGTAATAAACACAGCATTATCCATGGAAGAGTCTTGATCATCGTTTGCAAAAGTATGCCCCAGCTTTCTCATCAAAACCTTGCTTAAATAAGCGCATTTTATTCTTAATTCTACTTATTCAGAAAGGGCTTTTCTTATATTAAGGGATTCCGTATCACTCTACAAGAAGAACTGAATTAAGCATTGGATACATTAAACCATTTCAATACGAACAATGAACCATTACAACGTATCGAGCATAATCCCAATCAAAATCACCAGACCGACCCAGTGATTATTTAAGAACGCTTTAAAGGCTTTTTGTGGCTGGTCAAAACTCAATAGATATTGATGATAAACAAAGAACCCTGCCGCAATCAAAACCGAGCCATAATAAGGCCATGACAACCCAAACAAATCACCGATCCAAAGAAACCCCAACAGCATAATCGCCTGAAACAAACCGATGATTTCTTGAACGCGATCACCAAATAAAATCGCTGTCGATTTAATTCCCAGCTTTACATCATCTTCTTTATCCGCAACGGCATATGCCGTATCGTACACCAGCGCCCAGACTAACGTCACTCCGAAAATTACCCAGGCCTGCCAAGGCACTTGATTTTGGATGGCGGCAAATGCCATCGGAATGGCCCATGCAAACGCAGCTCCTAAAAAAGCCTGTGGCCAAAACGTATGGCGCTTCATAAAAGGATAGAGAATCGCCAACCCCACCGCACCGAGTGATAATAGGATTGTAAAAGGATTCAAAAACAAAACCAGCCCAAAGGCTAGCAAGCAGAGCATGAAAAAAAATCTTAGCGCTTGTCGTTCCGTTAACTGTCCTGTCGCCAGTGGTCGAGCACACGTTCGGGCGACATAACCATCAAAATGACGATCGGCATAATCATTAATGACACACCCAGCTGAACGCATAATGACGGCGCCCAGTATAAAGATAATCAAAATAGAAAGTGGCGGCATACCGTCTGCAGCCAACCACAACGCCCATAAAGCTGGCCACAATACCAAGTAAATACCAACTGGGCGATCGATGCGGGTCAGTTGAAGATAGGCTTGCAATTGCTGTTTGTGGATCATTCGTCCGTTATCTCAGCTACGACAGAGTCAATCAAAGGCTTGGCAGCTGGATTCATCTCAAGGTACGCTTCCAACTGACCTTGATTATCGGAGTAATGTAACCAGACTTTCGCCATCTTATCATCCACTTGTTTCTGCCAATGCATTACATAAGCCCAACCGATAAACTGGCTTTGTCCACCTTCTTGAGACACCATTTCCCATTCATGGTGCTGCATTTGTTTTTGAAATGGCTCTGCTTGTGAAGGAGAAATTGTCAGATAAATCATACTGACCTCTTTTAGTGAGTAGTTTGTTAATGCTAAAAACAACCAGGCCTGGCTGATATTTACTGTTTTGTCGGTTTCTGCCAACCTTTGATAGTCAACTGTTTGCTTCGTGATAATGTAAGTGTATCTGCTGGTGCATTTTTGGTAATGGTCGACCCAGCACCGATTGTGGCATCTGATTCAATTGTCACAGGAGCAACCAATTGTGAATCTGAACCAATAAACACATTATCGCCAATCACGGTCTGGTGCTTATTCACACCATCGTAATTGCAGGTGATCGTACCCGCGCCAATATTCACTCCAGCTCCCATTTTCGTGTCGCCAATATAAGAGAGGTGATTCACTTTAGAGCTTGAACCGATTTGGGCTTTTTTGGTTTCAACAAAATTACCAATTTTCACTTCTGAACTCAATTCAGTCCCTGGTCGAAGACGGGCATAAGGGCCAATTTCACACCTCTGACCAATCTGTGCATCTTCTATATGAGAAAAAGACTTAACTTGGGTGCCTGATTGAATGACTGCGTTTTTAATTACGCAGTTCGGTCCAATGGATACATGGTCTTCTAAAATGACAGAGCCTTCAAAGATGACATTCGCATCAATGGTGACATCCTGTCCAACTGTCAATTCTCCTCGAATATCCAGACGTGAGGCGTCTAATAATGTCACGCCCTTTTCCATCAAGTCTTCCGCTAATAAAGTTTGATATTGTCTTTCTAAAGATTGGAGCTGAGATTTATTATTGACACCTAGCACTTCTATTTCAGACGCAGGTTGCGTGGTATGCACTTCAAATCCATCCTGAACACACATCTCGATAATATCCGTCAGGTAATACTCACCTTGTGCATTACTATTTGAGAGCTGGCCTAACCATTTTTTCAGATAATGACCTTTAACAGCCATGATGCCGGTATTCACTTCCTGAATGGCTTTTTGTTCAAATGACGCATCTTTTTCTTCTACGATGGCTTGCACAAGATGATGTTGGTTGCGAACAATGCGACCATAACCACTCGGGTTGTCTAAATTAATCGTCAACAATGCTAATGGGTGGGTCTCATCTACCAAATTCAATAAATCCGTTAAGGTATTTTGCTGTGTTAACGGCACATCACCATAAAGAATTAAAACTGTATCGTTATCATCATAATGTGCATTCCCCTGAACCACAGCATGCCCTGTACCCAACTGTTCTAATTGCTCAGCATAACAAATCCCTTCCTGACCGATGGTTTCAACGACTTGGTTGGCGCCATGCCCAATAACGGTGATAATCGGTTCATTGGTTAATTTTTGAGCCGTCGTAATGACGTGAGACAATAAAGGCTTCTGCGCCAACGGTTGTAACACTTTAGGCAAGTTAGAGCGCATACGCGTACCCTTTCCTGCAGCTAAAATAATGACTTTTAAAGACATGTAGGGCTCCTAGAAAACCTTTAAAACAGCTAACAAAGTTATCTTATTGTATAAAATAATTTTGCCAGCGGTTCTAAAAAAAAAGCACCCGAAGGTGCTTTTCTTTAATAGAAAAATTGATTTAAGACAATCCTGTCTTGTGTAAACGATCACGTAACTTAGTAATCGTCTGAATTTGCGCAACGGCTTCTGCCAATTCGATTTGAGCACGCGCAATATCCGTATCGGTTTTGGCTTGCTGCATCGCATCTTCAGCACGACGTTTCGCTTCTTCAGCCGCAGCTTGATCCAGATCTTCTGCACGAATTGCCGTGTCCGCTAGAATGGTGACAACACTTGGTTGAACTTCTAGCACACCACTGTTGATAAAGAAGTTATCTTCTTCATCACCACTGACAACTCGTACTTGACCAGGCTTTAACTGCGTTAACAACTGGGTATGTTTTGGCAGGATGCCGACTTCACCATCGGCAGCCTGTGCAAAGACCATATCCGCTTTACCAGAGAACAAAGATCCTTCAGCACTTACAATATCGACTTGCATTGAGACTGCCATAATCAATTAATCCTTATATTTCTTAGCTTTTTCAAGCACTTCATCGATATCACCGGCATACATAAATGCTTGCTCTGGAATATCATCAAGTTCACCTGAAATAATCATTTTGAAACCACGAAGAGTTTCTTTTAATGGGACATAACGTCCGTCTTCACCTGTGAAAACTTTTGCTACGAAATATGGTTGAGAGAAGAAACGTTGCATTTTACGTGCACGGGCAACCAATGAACGATCTTCTTCAGATAACTCGTCCATCCCAAGGATAGCGATGATATCTTTCAACTCTTTATAACGCTGTAATGTTTCTTGAACGCCACGAGCAGTCTCATAGTGTTCAGAACCAACGACAAGAGGATCTAATTGACGTGATGTTGAATCCAGAGGATCGATTGCAGGGTAAATACCTGTTTCAGCGATCGAACGGTTCAATACAACTGTCGCATCCAAGTGAGCAAATGTTGTTGCTGGTGCTGGATCTGTCAAGTCATCTGCCGGAACGTATACTGCCTGAATCGAAGTGATCGAACCAGTTTTAGTTGACGTGATACGCTCTTGAATCTGTCCCATTTCTTGAGACAAAGTTGGCTGATAACCTACCGCAGATGGCATACGACCCAACAATGCTGATACTTCTGTACCGGCAAGAGTATAACGGTAGATGTTATCTACGAAGAATAGGATATCACGACCTTCGTCACGGAAGTACTCAGCCATTGTTAGACCAGTCAAAGCAACACGTAGACGGTTACCTGGTGGCTCATTCATCTGACCATAAACTAGAGCAACTTTATCCAATACTCCAGACTCTTCCATTTCATAATAGAAATCGTTCCCTTCACGAGTACGCTCACCTACACCAGCAAATACTGAGTAACCAGAGTGCTCAATCGCGATGTTACGGATCAATTCCATCATGTTTACGGTTTTACCAACACCGGCACCACCGAATAGACCAACTTTACCACCCTTAGCGAATGGACAGATAAGATCGATAACTTTAACCCCTGTTTCCAGTAGTTCTTGAGAAGCTGCTAGCTCATCAAATGCTGGAGCAGGACGGTGAATTGTCATTTTCTCTTCTGATTCTACAGGACCCGCATTATCAATCGGGTTCCCTAGAACATCAAAGATACGACCAAGTGTTGGTTTACCAACCGGAACCGAAATCGCTTCGCCCGTGTTAGAAACAGCCATGCCACGTTTTAAACCGTCAGATGAACCCATTGCGATTGCACGTACAACGTTATCACCGACTTGTTGTTGAACTTCTAAAGTAAGATCCAGTTCATCAACTTTTAACGCGTCATAGATTTTTGGTAAATCAGCACCTTTAAACTCGACGTCGATTACCGGGCCGATGATTTGTACTATTTTTCCATTCATAATCTTTAACCTTTTATTGAAATACTTCAAACTTAAACAGCTGATGAACCAGCCACAATTTCAGAAAGTTCGGCTGTGATTGCTGCTTGTCGTGCCTTGTTATAAGACAGTTTAAGCTCTTTAATCATCTCACCTGCATTATCTGTCGCATTCTTCATTGCAATCATTCGAGCACCTTGCTCACAGGCTGCGTTTTCAACAACAGCACCATAAACGGTACTTTCAACATAGCGACGCATTAAAAGATTCAATGCTGTTTTAGCATCAGGCTCATATAAATAATCCCAATGCGTTTCGCTTGCTTTTTCATCAGATTGCAGAGGAACAAGCTGCTTAATTGTTGGATCTTGTGTCATCGTATTAACGAACTCATTTGAAGCAAGATGAACTTCATCTACTTCGCCTGCGTCAAAACGATCTAGAACAACTTTGATAGTTCCCACTAAATCTTCAATATGAGGTGTATCACCTAGGTCAGTTACGGTTGCAACTACATTCCCGCCGTAGCTTTTGAAGAATGTTTGTGCTTTGCTACCAACCAATGCAAGTTCAACTTGTACACCTTGTTCCTGCCACTTTTTAAGTAATGGCAATGCTTTGCGGAATAAGTTTGAATTTAAACCACCACATAAGCCTCGATCAGAAGAAACCATAATCAATGCAACACGTTTCACGGACTCTCTAACCTGAGTATAAGGATGCTTATATTCAGGGTGAGCACTTGAAACATGATCAATTACTCTCTTC
It encodes the following:
- a CDS encoding RNA polymerase sigma factor, whose amino-acid sequence is MIGNWVKLKTNQVKLNAVLESHYANLYRIAYAWSQDESLAQDLVQETMLKSLQKADQITSFENIDRWLCKIMHNLFYDNCRQNARWQPVNVDECDEQLRTESIETLYIQKLTIRNIHAAIGSLPINQREAIVLVDLQGYSYQEVAEIAEVPVGTVMSRLSRGREKLKKLVTSEKYIPNYANNVVDLKKSNSK
- a CDS encoding DsrE family protein; this encodes MINKKTNLFIFSWMMSMLVSLNVLAAQEPPLPDTFAEHKIVMQISDPNPFKQTLVLNVAGNLVKYYGSTNMDLEIVAFGPGVRLMLEGNVNTPRIKALMATGVRFSACENTLTNFAKILGKKPKLIEGIDIVPAGAARIIQLNEAGYKTLKP
- a CDS encoding DsrE family protein yields the protein MKTKNLLISSLIGFISFFGITQAAQADNHSYGHQKVVYHINYDNAKKQSGTLRNIQNHINAVGADNLDVRVVLHGNGLSLLLKPDALKNVPKFKAANSTTAMQQKVDSLKMQGVHFNVCANTVKGRKVDIKHDLYDVGNKDVVPSGVAELAHLQQQGFVYLRP
- a CDS encoding porin, which gives rise to MKKQFLVKLLPAAIIAATMTTPAQAANWLMLQGTEADHQAARAKVWGFIQAEYQQTDNTKLKAGPGKGESAAFNQIKPQNSTASSFNIRRARIGVRGANLPLDNKVNYFFLAEFGNNGITTGQNASQGQLTDASVTLNHIPGARVRVGQFKTPGSEEGFQGVAVFNYINFTNMTDRLLLERHFDKSTGNSSRNGPVGAFRDQGIEVFDSFKYKGWDTSYAVMVGNGNGIGRIDNNEARDTYLYLSTEMDIKGGKKGRKNGLKFYVWNQDGKRTIDNGVEKNRTRSGLGTTFLNSKYRFAAEYVQADGMIFGGTTGGRTPANGGTFNVFTDQKADGYYLDFGYRIIPKLELNLRYDALDSATEKDSATGTNADKYREFRTTTLGAQYFVNKKTVIRANYEIRDIKAPKAPSGAPVHDILKSLDNRLALQLSVVF
- the ubiA gene encoding 4-hydroxybenzoate octaprenyltransferase, with protein sequence MIHKQQLQAYLQLTRIDRPVGIYLVLWPALWALWLAADGMPPLSILIIFILGAVIMRSAGCVINDYADRHFDGYVARTCARPLATGQLTERQALRFFFMLCLLAFGLVLFLNPFTILLSLGAVGLAILYPFMKRHTFWPQAFLGAAFAWAIPMAFAAIQNQVPWQAWVIFGVTLVWALVYDTAYAVADKEDDVKLGIKSTAILFGDRVQEIIGLFQAIMLLGFLWIGDLFGLSWPYYGSVLIAAGFFVYHQYLLSFDQPQKAFKAFLNNHWVGLVILIGIMLDTL
- the glmU gene encoding bifunctional UDP-N-acetylglucosamine diphosphorylase/glucosamine-1-phosphate N-acetyltransferase GlmU — protein: MSLKVIILAAGKGTRMRSNLPKVLQPLAQKPLLSHVITTAQKLTNEPIITVIGHGANQVVETIGQEGICYAEQLEQLGTGHAVVQGNAHYDDNDTVLILYGDVPLTQQNTLTDLLNLVDETHPLALLTINLDNPSGYGRIVRNQHHLVQAIVEEKDASFEQKAIQEVNTGIMAVKGHYLKKWLGQLSNSNAQGEYYLTDIIEMCVQDGFEVHTTQPASEIEVLGVNNKSQLQSLERQYQTLLAEDLMEKGVTLLDASRLDIRGELTVGQDVTIDANVIFEGSVILEDHVSIGPNCVIKNAVIQSGTQVKSFSHIEDAQIGQRCEIGPYARLRPGTELSSEVKIGNFVETKKAQIGSSSKVNHLSYIGDTKMGAGVNIGAGTITCNYDGVNKHQTVIGDNVFIGSDSQLVAPVTIESDATIGAGSTITKNAPADTLTLSRSKQLTIKGWQKPTKQ
- a CDS encoding F0F1 ATP synthase subunit epsilon, producing MAVSMQVDIVSAEGSLFSGKADMVFAQAADGEVGILPKHTQLLTQLKPGQVRVVSGDEEDNFFINSGVLEVQPSVVTILADTAIRAEDLDQAAAEEAKRRAEDAMQQAKTDTDIARAQIELAEAVAQIQTITKLRDRLHKTGLS
- the atpD gene encoding F0F1 ATP synthase subunit beta produces the protein MMNGKIVQIIGPVIDVEFKGADLPKIYDALKVDELDLTLEVQQQVGDNVVRAIAMGSSDGLKRGMAVSNTGEAISVPVGKPTLGRIFDVLGNPIDNAGPVESEEKMTIHRPAPAFDELAASQELLETGVKVIDLICPFAKGGKVGLFGGAGVGKTVNMMELIRNIAIEHSGYSVFAGVGERTREGNDFYYEMEESGVLDKVALVYGQMNEPPGNRLRVALTGLTMAEYFRDEGRDILFFVDNIYRYTLAGTEVSALLGRMPSAVGYQPTLSQEMGQIQERITSTKTGSITSIQAVYVPADDLTDPAPATTFAHLDATVVLNRSIAETGIYPAIDPLDSTSRQLDPLVVGSEHYETARGVQETLQRYKELKDIIAILGMDELSEEDRSLVARARKMQRFFSQPYFVAKVFTGEDGRYVPLKETLRGFKMIISGELDDIPEQAFMYAGDIDEVLEKAKKYKD
- the atpG gene encoding F0F1 ATP synthase subunit gamma; translated protein: MAGGSKEIRAKIGSVTNTKKITKAMEMVAASKMRKAQARMEATRPYVEKVKRVIDHVSSAHPEYKHPYTQVRESVKRVALIMVSSDRGLCGGLNSNLFRKALPLLKKWQEQGVQVELALVGSKAQTFFKSYGGNVVATVTDLGDTPHIEDLVGTIKVVLDRFDAGEVDEVHLASNEFVNTMTQDPTIKQLVPLQSDEKASETHWDYLYEPDAKTALNLLMRRYVESTVYGAVVENAACEQGARMIAMKNATDNAGEMIKELKLSYNKARQAAITAELSEIVAGSSAV